One part of the Rickettsia akari str. Hartford genome encodes these proteins:
- a CDS encoding cytochrome c-type biogenesis CcmF C-terminal domain-containing protein has product MLLWFCLLQIVSCCYIFLVKDKQLQLLSIIILSAIQLLFSSFIYFTSNPFNVFSVAPKEGLGLNPMLQDIALSIHPPLLYLGYVSYLVPFTIVCAAMSFQRRHESIASFIKFLLDSRIRGNDIKLLKTFSNIGILFTTIGISLGSWWAYRELSWGGFWFFDPVENISLFPWLSGIMLHHAIIVTTKTGRMQSWTMVLSLTTFLLVVFSTFLVRSGFITSIHSFAFSPEIGIYLLGIFLIMGIGGLCVIPRLDCWIQKTSDNTFNLIPQSRRGMTIIDKCILLGNTFFLLSLIVLIAATLYPPIYSLFYDKPIIISETFFVNNFIIFVIPILCTIGLFTTSSSIKKHIIILILSLIITYSISLKVTFSVISILTIITSIFLMFHNIHYLLVNTNYFRNKLKASAASMILGHFGFALVAFSITMNSLLQSEMDFTGEVGTSKTFNEFKVTLQNIKFAQGKNYYRQIAEFWLEDNSRNITILKPENRLYIVEKSLSQESDIYSYLSYDLYAVLSNIDGDIIHAKIYYKPMMSFIWLGIILTASGFFIALIRNNSS; this is encoded by the coding sequence ATGTTATTATGGTTTTGTTTATTACAAATCGTTAGTTGCTGTTATATATTTTTAGTGAAAGATAAACAGCTTCAACTTTTATCTATCATCATATTATCAGCTATACAATTACTGTTTAGCAGTTTTATTTATTTTACCTCCAATCCTTTTAACGTATTTTCTGTCGCTCCTAAAGAAGGGTTAGGCTTAAACCCGATGCTACAAGATATTGCTTTGAGCATTCATCCTCCTCTGCTTTATTTAGGCTATGTCAGCTATTTAGTGCCTTTTACTATTGTTTGTGCCGCTATGTCATTCCAGCGTAGGCACGAATCCATTGCTTCTTTTATAAAATTTTTACTGGATTCACGCATACGCGGGAATGACATAAAACTTCTCAAAACATTTTCCAATATTGGTATCTTATTTACTACCATAGGAATTAGCCTTGGTTCTTGGTGGGCATATAGAGAACTCAGCTGGGGTGGATTTTGGTTTTTCGATCCGGTGGAAAATATTTCGCTATTCCCTTGGTTATCCGGAATTATGCTACATCATGCTATAATTGTAACAACAAAAACTGGACGTATGCAAAGCTGGACTATGGTTTTATCACTTACTACTTTTCTGTTAGTCGTATTTAGTACTTTTTTAGTACGTTCCGGTTTTATTACTTCAATTCACTCTTTTGCATTCTCACCTGAGATTGGAATATACTTGCTTGGGATATTTTTGATTATGGGGATTGGTGGACTCTGTGTCATCCCGCGTCTTGACTGCTGGATCCAAAAAACAAGTGATAATACTTTTAACTTGATCCCGCAGTCAAGACGCGGGATGACAATAATAGACAAATGCATACTCCTTGGAAATACTTTCTTCTTACTTAGCCTTATTGTGCTAATAGCTGCCACACTTTATCCACCAATTTACTCTTTATTTTACGATAAACCAATCATTATTAGTGAAACATTTTTTGTTAATAATTTTATTATATTCGTTATCCCTATTCTTTGTACTATAGGATTATTTACTACCAGTAGCTCTATTAAAAAACATATTATAATTCTAATATTATCTCTAATAATTACTTATTCAATATCATTAAAAGTCACATTTAGTGTTATATCGATTTTAACTATAATCACATCGATATTTTTGATGTTTCATAATATTCATTATCTTTTGGTTAACACTAATTATTTTAGAAATAAACTTAAAGCAAGTGCTGCTAGTATGATCCTTGGGCATTTTGGTTTTGCACTAGTTGCTTTCAGCATTACCATGAATTCATTATTACAAAGTGAAATGGATTTTACCGGAGAAGTAGGAACAAGTAAAACATTTAACGAATTTAAAGTAACGTTGCAAAATATTAAGTTCGCTCAAGGTAAAAATTATTATAGACAAATCGCTGAATTTTGGCTTGAGGATAATAGCCGTAATATAACTATATTAAAGCCGGAAAATAGGCTTTATATAGTTGAAAAGAGTTTATCGCAAGAAAGCGATATATATTCTTACTTATCATATGATCTTTACGCAGTTTTAAGTAATATAGACGGCGATATAATTCATGCTAAAATATATTACAAGCCAATGATGAGCTTTATTTGGCTTGGAATTATTCTTACCGCTTCCGGTTTTTTTATTGCACTAATAAGAAACAATTCTAGCTAA
- a CDS encoding ABC transporter ATP-binding protein: MSNTILILKKISKHYSQGNTIVKVLDDLNLTVNEGELIAIIGSSGSGKSTLLHISGLLDKPTNGQVIIPNSKYQKYHLIRLHYLGFIYQQHHLLKDFTTLENVIMPRLISGLDQQEAIEDATKILDDLGLGQKLYNMPGELSGGEQQRIAIARSLINKPKIILADEPTGNLDPKTTHEVFNLFLKVAREQNTAVIMVTHNHELAHKMDKCYKLKHGLLNIT, translated from the coding sequence ATGAGTAATACAATCCTCATTTTAAAAAAAATCTCAAAACATTACAGCCAAGGCAACACTATTGTTAAAGTACTCGATGATCTTAATCTAACGGTTAATGAAGGTGAATTAATCGCTATAATAGGTTCTTCAGGTAGTGGCAAATCGACTTTACTACATATTTCCGGCTTGCTTGATAAACCTACAAACGGTCAAGTCATAATACCAAATAGCAAGTATCAAAAATATCATCTAATTCGTCTTCATTATTTAGGTTTTATCTATCAACAACATCACCTACTGAAAGATTTTACCACTCTTGAAAATGTTATTATGCCAAGACTTATTAGCGGTCTTGATCAACAAGAAGCAATAGAAGATGCAACAAAGATATTAGATGATTTAGGACTTGGGCAAAAACTCTATAATATGCCCGGAGAATTATCGGGAGGAGAACAACAACGGATTGCTATAGCTCGGAGCTTAATTAATAAGCCGAAAATTATTTTAGCGGATGAACCAACAGGTAATTTAGACCCCAAAACCACACATGAAGTGTTTAATTTATTTTTAAAAGTAGCAAGAGAACAAAATACCGCCGTTATTATGGTAACACATAACCATGAGTTAGCACATAAAATGGATAAATGCTATAAGCTAAAGCACGGATTATTAAATATCACTTGA
- a CDS encoding HlyC/CorC family transporter: MTTMLVIVIIIMIALSALFAATETAITASSPGKIHKLKITGNKRAKTVLEVLKKKEKVIGTLLIGNSLINTVCTTIATTLFISFLGDNGPIVASGVMAFIIIVFAEVVPKAIAVAKPEQLALKMASTIVIFLKLFKPINIALDYITKIFCFIFRINLSPQISGTEEVRGVIEHYHQEGGVYKSDRNMLGGILDIRNMTVSEIMTHRSSIIALNIDLPHEVIIKTLLSGTHTRIPLWQDNRDNIIGILNLKDLLKALYENNNDTKKIDINTLLTPPWFIHENALVVDQLHAFRERNNHFACVVDEYGDLQGIITLEDVIEEIVGPITDEHDRLNNEIIQKSNTEFIIKGTTTIRDINRELDWNLSDEDANTIAGLIIHKIARIPNQGEVIEIFNFKIIILKKIANKIDSVKITVLPTTEEIISSE, translated from the coding sequence ATGACTACCATGCTTGTGATCGTTATTATAATAATGATCGCCTTATCTGCTTTATTTGCGGCTACCGAAACTGCTATAACCGCGTCTTCCCCAGGGAAGATTCATAAGCTTAAAATCACAGGTAATAAGCGTGCTAAAACAGTTTTAGAGGTTCTTAAGAAAAAAGAAAAAGTCATAGGAACTCTACTAATCGGTAATAGCCTAATCAATACTGTTTGTACTACTATTGCTACTACTCTCTTTATTAGCTTTCTTGGAGATAATGGACCTATTGTTGCTTCCGGCGTTATGGCTTTTATAATTATTGTTTTTGCCGAAGTAGTACCGAAAGCAATCGCCGTTGCTAAACCTGAACAATTAGCATTAAAAATGGCTTCAACTATAGTAATATTTTTAAAGCTTTTCAAACCTATTAATATTGCTCTTGATTACATTACAAAAATATTTTGCTTCATATTTCGTATTAATTTAAGTCCTCAAATATCAGGAACGGAAGAAGTAAGAGGCGTGATTGAGCATTACCATCAAGAAGGCGGAGTTTATAAATCCGATCGTAATATGCTCGGTGGGATATTAGATATACGTAATATGACGGTATCGGAAATTATGACTCACAGAAGTAGTATTATAGCCCTTAATATCGACCTACCTCATGAAGTGATAATTAAAACTTTATTATCGGGCACTCATACACGTATACCTTTATGGCAAGATAATAGAGATAATATAATAGGGATTCTCAATCTAAAAGATTTGCTTAAGGCATTATATGAAAATAATAATGATACAAAAAAAATTGATATTAATACACTTCTAACTCCACCTTGGTTTATCCATGAGAATGCACTTGTAGTAGACCAGCTACATGCATTTAGAGAACGTAATAATCATTTTGCTTGTGTTGTAGATGAATATGGTGATTTACAGGGAATTATTACTCTTGAAGATGTGATAGAAGAAATCGTAGGACCTATTACCGATGAACATGATAGGCTTAATAATGAAATTATCCAGAAGTCTAACACCGAGTTCATTATAAAAGGAACTACGACTATTAGAGATATTAACCGAGAACTTGATTGGAATTTATCGGATGAGGATGCAAACACTATAGCAGGATTAATAATCCATAAAATTGCTAGAATTCCAAATCAAGGAGAAGTAATTGAAATATTTAACTTTAAAATAATAATTTTAAAGAAAATTGCCAATAAGATTGATAGTGTAAAAATTACCGTATTACCTACTACCGAGGAAATAATAAGCAGTGAGTAA
- a CDS encoding multidrug effflux MFS transporter: MKLLITVIIMEILAGAEIDLFVPSFPEIQDTFNLSTFMMELLLGVNLTAYSITSLIVGNLGDRYGRRPIIILGLLIFNLGSLFCVFANNYESILFGRFLQGCGISSVAVLVYVVLADIYSVQEQQRLMGIINGNVALSMAIAPVIGSYVNLFWGWRGNFVLLLIVGLTSLILGMLFIPKRKVNKKIRIALKEYIPIFKSPKAIYYILTMIFLEQGYWIFIGIAPILYMQNLGVTLEYFGLYQGAMAALFSIMSFSSGYCFKKFGIRNCFYFGVIFIILFLLGNSILVIYNINHPLTITIVTLLLSLGVIYPINILWPLLLEAIPDGKARMTAMFTAARLILTAFGLQVVGLLYNGTFNPICITISIVTLFGLVTLPKLFKYDQVFEISNRV, encoded by the coding sequence CTGAAATACAAGATACATTCAACCTTTCAACTTTTATGATGGAACTATTACTTGGTGTAAATCTAACCGCTTATTCTATTACTTCGCTTATAGTCGGTAATTTAGGAGATAGGTACGGACGCAGACCGATTATTATACTCGGTTTACTGATTTTTAATCTTGGTAGTTTATTTTGTGTATTTGCAAATAATTATGAATCCATATTATTTGGAAGATTTTTGCAAGGATGTGGGATATCATCGGTTGCAGTGCTAGTATATGTTGTTCTTGCCGATATTTATTCTGTACAAGAGCAGCAAAGATTAATGGGTATTATAAACGGCAATGTTGCACTTTCTATGGCAATAGCGCCGGTTATAGGTAGCTATGTCAATTTATTTTGGGGCTGGCGTGGTAATTTTGTTTTATTGCTTATAGTAGGTTTGACTAGTCTAATTCTTGGTATGTTATTTATTCCGAAAAGAAAAGTTAATAAAAAAATACGTATTGCCTTAAAAGAATATATACCTATCTTCAAATCACCAAAAGCTATATATTATATACTTACAATGATATTTCTTGAACAAGGATATTGGATATTTATTGGGATTGCTCCTATTTTATATATGCAAAATTTAGGTGTAACTTTAGAATATTTCGGACTTTATCAAGGAGCAATGGCGGCTTTATTCTCAATTATGAGCTTTTCAAGCGGTTATTGTTTTAAAAAATTTGGAATTAGAAATTGCTTCTATTTTGGAGTTATATTTATAATACTATTCCTACTAGGCAATAGTATATTAGTTATCTATAATATTAATCATCCTTTAACTATAACAATAGTTACTTTATTATTATCTCTTGGTGTGATATATCCGATTAACATATTATGGCCACTGCTTTTAGAAGCTATTCCGGACGGCAAAGCTCGAATGACGGCTATGTTTACTGCGGCTAGATTGATTTTAACGGCATTTGGGTTGCAAGTAGTAGGATTGTTATATAACGGTACTTTTAACCCTATTTGCATTACTATATCCATTGTTACGCTATTTGGGTTAGTAACATTACCTAAATTATTTAAGTACGATCAAGTCTTTGAGATTTCTAATAGGGTATAG
- the ompB gene encoding outer membrane protein OmpB — MAQKPNFLKKLISAGLVTASTATIVAGFAGSAMCAATQQNRTTVGAATTLDGVGFDQDAANANLAVVPNAVITANVNHGIDFNAPAGSLNGLLLNTANDLAVTVSENTTLGFVTNAANQANFFNLTLAAGKTLAITGQGITAAQAGATKNAQNVVAQVNGGNAVANNDLSGLGTIDFGGVPSALVFNLVNPTTQNAPLILGGNAKIANGANGTLDVTKGFIQVSDKSFATVKTINIGDGQGFIFNTDATNGNALNLQQVAGSTINFNGTDGTGRLVLLSKNGTTDFNVMTGSLGGNLKGIIEFNTTAVAGQLIANAGPANAVIGTNNGAGRAAGFVVSVDNGNAATVAGQVYAKDIVIQSANAGGQVNFNHIVDVGIDGTTTFKTADSKVIIAENSNLGATDFCNLGVQITVPDTKTLTGNFTGDASNKGNTAGVITFAANGTLASGNSDANVAVTNNIKAIEVAGAGVVQLSGTHTAELSLGNAGSVFKLADDTVINGKVNENALIGGAVAGGTIQLDGSATITGDIGNGAGNAALHGITLADDASKTLTLGGAKIIGVNAGGTINFQANGGTIKLTSTQNDILVNFNLAIAADKTGVVDASGLTNTQTLTIAGSIGTIAANNKTLDQLKIGSSATTLNIGDVAINELVIGNNGSVNLGHVNYLIAKTTNASGQGKIIANSTIVGNIGGNNCNVTRLMAGTNLGSAEAPLSEFNFAAPTGGAIGTVLEVLGGASIHANNITTIAPNNGFFRFVGGGTSIISGTVGTPANKIGGVYLDGNSTVQFAGNSVFDGHTFISGNSTLQIGGDYTADFIASDDNTGIVEFVNTSPIAVTLNKQAGLVDDLKQITVSGRGNVVINEIGNAGNNHAIKTNTISFENASLGAGLFLPSDTPLDGLTIKSTVGNGTPGNLNAPIVVVSGIDSVIADGQAIGDQNNIVGLCLGSDNGVTVDATTLYAGIGTTKNNQGTVTLNGGIPNTPGTIYGLGVGSDSPKLKQVTFATDYNNLGSIVATNVTINDGVTVTTGGVVGTDFDGTITLGSVNGNANVRFVDSTFSSPASMIVTTEANNGTVTYLGDAYVGNIGASDANIASVKFTGNHNGAGLQGNIYSQVTDFGTYTLTVLNSNVILGGGTTAINGAIDLLTNTLTFASGTSTWGSNTSIETTLTVANGNMGHIVIAENAQVNATDTGATTINVQDNANANFSGTKTYILIQGGARFNGTLGGPNFAVTGSNRFVNYALIRDANQDYVITRTNNAANVVTNDIANSPFASASGVGQNVTTFVNATNTAAYNNLLLAKNSADSADFVGAITTDTSAAVTNAQLDVAKDIQAQLGNRLGTLRYLGTHETAEMAGPEAGAIPAAVAAGDEAVDNVAYGVWAKPFYTDAHQSKKGGLAGYKAKTTGVVIGLDTLAHDNLMIGAAIGITKTDIKHQDYKKGDKTDINGFSFSLYGAQQLVKNFFAQGSAIFSLNHVKNKSQRYFFDANGKMNKQVAAGNYGNITFGGNLMVGYDYNALQGVLVTPMAGLSYLKSSDENYKESGTTVANKQVNSKFSDRTDLIVGAKVAGGTMNITDLAVYPEAHVFVVHKVNGRLSKTQSQLDGQVTPFISQPDRTAKTSYNLGLSASIRPDAKMEYGVGYDAQIASKYVAHQGTLKVRVNF, encoded by the coding sequence ATGGCTCAAAAACCAAATTTTCTAAAAAAATTAATTTCCGCAGGATTGGTAACTGCTTCTACAGCTACCATAGTGGCCGGCTTTGCTGGCTCAGCTATGTGTGCTGCTACACAGCAGAATAGAACGACAGTTGGAGCTGCTACAACTCTTGATGGTGTGGGATTTGACCAAGATGCCGCTAACGCGAATCTTGCAGTTGTTCCAAATGCAGTTATTACTGCTAATGTTAATCATGGTATTGATTTTAATGCTCCAGCAGGTAGTTTGAACGGTTTGTTGTTAAATACTGCGAACGATTTAGCAGTGACAGTTAGTGAGAATACTACTTTAGGGTTTGTCACTAATGCTGCTAATCAAGCTAACTTCTTTAACCTTACTCTTGCTGCCGGTAAAACTCTTGCCATAACAGGACAAGGTATTACTGCTGCACAAGCAGGTGCTACAAAAAATGCTCAAAATGTTGTTGCACAAGTTAATGGTGGTAATGCTGTTGCCAATAATGATCTTAGCGGTTTAGGCACAATAGACTTTGGTGGTGTACCTTCTGCATTAGTATTTAATTTAGTAAATCCTACAACTCAAAACGCTCCTCTTATACTTGGGGGTAATGCTAAAATAGCTAATGGTGCTAACGGTACTTTAGATGTTACTAAGGGATTTATTCAAGTTTCAGATAAAAGTTTTGCTACTGTTAAGACAATTAATATCGGTGACGGTCAAGGTTTCATTTTTAATACTGATGCTACTAACGGTAATGCTTTAAATTTACAACAAGTAGCTGGTTCTACTATTAATTTTAACGGAACGGATGGTACCGGTAGATTAGTATTATTAAGTAAGAATGGTACTACCGACTTTAACGTTATGACAGGAAGTTTAGGCGGTAATCTAAAAGGTATTATCGAATTTAACACTACTGCAGTAGCCGGTCAACTTATAGCTAATGCGGGTCCTGCTAATGCAGTAATAGGTACTAATAATGGAGCAGGTAGAGCTGCAGGATTTGTTGTTAGCGTAGATAATGGTAATGCAGCAACAGTCGCTGGGCAGGTTTATGCTAAAGACATTGTTATACAAAGTGCTAATGCAGGCGGACAAGTAAACTTTAACCACATAGTTGATGTTGGTATAGACGGTACTACTACCTTTAAAACCGCAGATTCTAAAGTTATAATAGCTGAAAACTCAAACCTTGGTGCTACTGATTTCTGTAATCTTGGAGTGCAGATTACAGTTCCTGATACTAAGACCCTTACAGGTAATTTCACAGGTGATGCTAGCAATAAAGGTAATACTGCAGGTGTGATAACGTTTGCTGCTAACGGTACTTTAGCAAGCGGTAATTCTGATGCAAATGTTGCAGTGACAAATAATATTAAAGCAATCGAAGTAGCAGGTGCCGGAGTTGTTCAATTATCAGGAACACATACTGCTGAGTTAAGTTTAGGAAATGCCGGTTCTGTCTTTAAACTTGCTGACGATACAGTTATAAACGGTAAAGTTAACGAAAATGCTCTTATTGGTGGTGCTGTTGCAGGTGGTACTATTCAGTTAGATGGAAGTGCTACAATTACCGGTGATATAGGTAACGGTGCTGGTAATGCTGCATTACACGGTATTACTTTAGCTGATGATGCTTCAAAAACATTAACTCTCGGTGGAGCAAAGATTATCGGTGTCAATGCCGGTGGAACGATTAATTTCCAAGCTAACGGTGGTACTATTAAATTAACAAGTACTCAAAATGATATTTTAGTTAATTTTAATTTAGCTATTGCTGCTGATAAAACAGGTGTTGTTGATGCAAGTGGCTTAACAAATACTCAAACTTTAACTATTGCAGGTAGTATCGGTACTATTGCAGCTAATAATAAAACTCTTGATCAGTTAAAGATAGGTTCAAGTGCAACAACTTTAAATATCGGTGATGTTGCTATTAATGAGTTAGTTATTGGCAATAACGGTTCAGTAAATCTTGGTCATGTGAACTATTTAATAGCTAAAACTACTAATGCTTCAGGTCAAGGTAAAATAATAGCTAACTCTACTATAGTTGGTAATATTGGTGGGAATAATTGTAATGTAACACGTCTTATGGCAGGAACAAATTTAGGTAGTGCGGAAGCTCCACTTTCAGAATTCAATTTTGCTGCACCGACTGGTGGGGCAATAGGTACTGTATTGGAAGTGCTTGGCGGAGCTAGTATACACGCCAATAATATTACTACTATTGCTCCTAATAACGGTTTCTTTCGATTTGTTGGTGGTGGAACAAGTATAATAAGCGGTACAGTTGGTACGCCTGCTAATAAAATCGGCGGCGTATATTTAGACGGCAATAGTACGGTTCAGTTTGCAGGTAATTCCGTTTTTGATGGCCATACTTTCATTTCCGGTAATTCTACCTTACAAATCGGTGGTGACTATACTGCAGACTTTATCGCATCGGATGATAATACCGGTATAGTAGAATTTGTTAACACATCTCCTATTGCCGTAACATTAAACAAACAAGCTGGACTTGTTGATGATTTAAAACAAATAACAGTTTCCGGTCGTGGTAACGTAGTGATTAATGAAATAGGTAATGCAGGTAATAACCATGCTATAAAAACTAATACAATCTCGTTTGAAAATGCAAGTTTAGGTGCAGGTTTATTCTTACCTAGCGATACCCCATTAGATGGTTTAACAATTAAAAGTACAGTAGGTAATGGTACACCAGGTAACTTGAATGCTCCTATTGTGGTCGTATCAGGTATTGATAGTGTAATCGCTGATGGTCAAGCAATCGGTGATCAAAACAATATCGTAGGTCTATGTCTTGGAAGCGATAATGGCGTAACCGTTGATGCTACTACATTATATGCAGGTATCGGTACTACAAAAAATAATCAAGGTACTGTCACACTTAACGGCGGTATCCCTAATACCCCTGGTACAATTTACGGTTTAGGTGTAGGGAGCGATAGTCCAAAGTTAAAGCAAGTAACGTTTGCTACAGACTATAACAACTTAGGTAGTATTGTCGCAACTAACGTAACCATTAATGACGGTGTAACTGTTACTACGGGTGGTGTAGTCGGGACAGATTTCGACGGTACAATTACCCTTGGAAGTGTTAACGGTAACGCTAATGTAAGGTTTGTTGACAGCACATTTTCTAGTCCTGCAAGTATGATTGTGACCACTGAAGCTAATAACGGTACGGTCACTTATTTAGGTGATGCGTATGTTGGTAATATCGGTGCTTCTGATGCTAATATAGCTTCTGTTAAGTTTACAGGTAATCATAATGGTGCAGGATTACAAGGAAATATTTATTCACAAGTCACGGATTTTGGTACTTATACTTTAACTGTTTTAAATTCTAACGTAATTTTGGGCGGCGGTACTACTGCTATTAACGGTGCAATCGATCTTCTTACAAATACCTTAACATTTGCAAGCGGTACTTCAACATGGGGAAGCAATACTTCTATTGAAACTACTTTAACAGTAGCAAACGGTAATATGGGTCACATCGTTATTGCGGAAAATGCTCAGGTTAATGCAACAGATACAGGAGCTACAACCATTAACGTACAAGATAATGCTAATGCAAATTTCAGCGGTACAAAAACTTATATTTTAATCCAAGGTGGTGCTAGATTTAACGGTACTTTAGGAGGTCCTAATTTTGCTGTAACCGGAAGTAATCGTTTTGTAAATTACGCTTTAATACGTGATGCTAACCAAGATTATGTGATAACACGTACTAACAATGCAGCAAACGTAGTTACTAATGATATCGCAAATAGCCCATTTGCAAGTGCATCGGGTGTAGGTCAGAACGTTACAACATTTGTAAATGCAACTAATACCGCGGCATATAATAATCTTCTTTTAGCTAAAAATAGTGCTGATTCTGCTGACTTTGTTGGAGCTATTACTACCGATACAAGTGCAGCTGTAACTAATGCACAATTAGATGTAGCTAAAGATATCCAAGCTCAACTTGGTAATAGATTAGGTACTCTGAGATATTTAGGTACTCATGAAACTGCTGAAATGGCTGGACCTGAAGCTGGAGCAATACCTGCTGCGGTTGCTGCAGGTGACGAAGCTGTTGACAATGTAGCTTACGGTGTATGGGCAAAACCTTTCTATACTGATGCACATCAAAGTAAGAAAGGCGGTTTAGCTGGTTATAAAGCTAAAACCACCGGTGTCGTAATCGGTTTAGATACGCTAGCTCACGATAACTTAATGATCGGTGCTGCTATCGGTATCACTAAAACCGATATAAAACACCAAGATTATAAGAAAGGTGATAAAACCGACATTAACGGTTTCTCATTCTCGTTATATGGTGCCCAGCAGCTTGTTAAGAACTTCTTTGCTCAAGGTAGTGCAATATTTAGCTTAAACCACGTGAAGAACAAAAGTCAGCGTTACTTCTTCGATGCTAACGGTAAGATGAATAAACAAGTTGCTGCCGGTAATTACGGTAACATTACATTCGGTGGTAACTTAATGGTCGGCTATGATTACAATGCACTGCAAGGTGTATTAGTAACGCCAATGGCAGGTCTTAGCTACTTAAAGTCTTCTGACGAAAACTACAAAGAATCCGGTACAACAGTTGCAAACAAGCAAGTTAACAGCAAGTTTAGCGATAGAACTGATTTAATAGTAGGTGCTAAAGTAGCCGGTGGTACTATGAATATAACTGATCTTGCAGTATATCCTGAAGCTCACGTTTTTGTAGTTCACAAAGTAAACGGTAGATTATCTAAAACTCAGTCTCAGTTAGATGGACAAGTTACTCCGTTTATCAGCCAGCCTGACAGAACTGCTAAAACATCTTATAATTTAGGTTTAAGTGCAAGCATAAGACCTGATGCTAAGATGGAATATGGAGTCGGTTACGATGCTCAGATTGCAAGTAAATACGTTGCGCATCAAGGTACTTTAAAAGTCCGTGTAAACTTCTAA
- a CDS encoding lipoprotein-releasing ABC transporter permease subunit: MINNNFIFNIAFRYFRAKKNEKFVSIISAFSLVGVMIGVAALIVVMSVMNGFHIELTKNIIGLNGDIVINRQGASIDNYEEIKTKLLKQDYVKHVTFIAHGQALALGKSNNSGVLVKGMKLKDLSLRNEIFKNVNFGSFDNFYGKNVIALGEQLASNLGVTVGDKIRLISPHSVSTAFGSMPRSKEFKVIAIFNSGMYDYDLTTILMPLTAAQNFLSLGNDINLIEINSLDPDKALTYSYKIQSLLGPNLYVFNWQTLNSQFLSALAVERTAMFTILSLIITVAAFNIISSLFMLVKDKTSDIAILRTMGASTKQIMLIFIYNGMFIGLLGTTLGIILGVTFSYNIQTIKNYLERITGTKIFEAAIYFLYSLPSKVRTEDIILITSLSIILCFLATIYPSYRASKLNPVDALRYE; encoded by the coding sequence ATGATCAATAACAACTTTATTTTCAATATAGCTTTCAGATATTTTAGAGCTAAGAAAAACGAAAAATTTGTTTCTATTATTTCTGCATTTTCTTTAGTAGGCGTAATGATTGGCGTTGCAGCATTGATAGTAGTCATGTCCGTTATGAACGGTTTTCATATAGAGCTTACTAAAAATATTATCGGGTTAAATGGGGATATAGTAATAAATCGGCAAGGCGCTAGTATTGATAACTATGAAGAAATTAAAACTAAACTCCTAAAACAAGATTACGTAAAACATGTAACATTCATTGCTCACGGTCAAGCTCTAGCTCTTGGTAAAAGTAATAATAGCGGTGTGCTTGTTAAAGGCATGAAATTAAAGGATTTAAGTTTAAGAAATGAAATTTTTAAAAATGTAAATTTTGGTAGTTTTGATAATTTTTACGGCAAAAACGTAATAGCACTCGGAGAACAATTAGCAAGCAATTTAGGAGTAACTGTTGGGGATAAGATTAGATTAATTTCACCACATTCGGTTTCTACCGCCTTTGGCAGTATGCCAAGATCAAAAGAATTTAAAGTTATCGCAATTTTCAATAGCGGTATGTATGATTATGATTTGACAACGATATTAATGCCGCTTACTGCAGCACAAAATTTCTTATCTCTCGGCAACGATATTAATTTAATCGAAATTAATAGTCTAGACCCAGATAAAGCTCTCACATATTCATATAAAATACAATCATTATTAGGTCCAAACCTATACGTATTTAATTGGCAAACCCTAAATTCACAATTTTTAAGTGCCCTTGCTGTTGAGCGTACGGCTATGTTTACTATTCTATCTTTAATTATTACGGTTGCTGCATTTAATATTATTTCAAGCTTATTTATGCTTGTTAAAGATAAAACTTCAGATATTGCAATTCTTAGAACTATGGGAGCAAGCACTAAGCAAATAATGCTTATTTTTATCTATAACGGAATGTTTATAGGATTACTTGGCACGACACTAGGTATAATTCTTGGTGTTACTTTTTCTTATAATATTCAAACTATAAAAAATTATTTGGAGCGTATAACAGGTACTAAAATTTTTGAAGCAGCTATTTATTTTCTTTATAGTTTACCGTCAAAAGTAAGAACTGAGGATATTATTTTAATTACCTCTTTATCTATAATATTGTGTTTTCTTGCAACAATTTATCCTTCTTATAGAGCCTCAAAATTAAATCCAGTGGATGCCCTAAGATATGAGTAA